The following proteins are encoded in a genomic region of Hydra vulgaris chromosome 05, alternate assembly HydraT2T_AEP:
- the LOC136080317 gene encoding uncharacterized protein LOC136080317, with the protein MQTKNSFGKISHREVFLVGKRIGTIPNTQLPTKKTVLQYYHYRDLMLRADFPNISSVSIASCPLGDFFTAQCAEIGGCLQKCLPCVVYEVKKIWQKAGIPFINTDKHIRDKIVDLEKKRKDLNKHRNRLSTNLVLKREQFSRMLEEVFDVSQKNCEGIIMKDKTKDIKGRKEDADFLNDQKGARVQKMLGKDKISQKFVKNKTKREMKIKNQRIKESVRKQKELVTEKYENTTKNFNTLDDNQDEEYLQPSRKIRKSNVVPLIVPKNIGKDLAPTASRYGISSTALSATLASLINNSSGTTDDFSISKRSILRQKKLSIRKTAFNIKDNFITLAKGKSLTVHFDSKIMLEMKELGKEKVERVAVLISSPDLSDSQLLGILFVEDGTAESLGKAIKKTLQDWELFDYVDCLSFDTTVTNTGWLKEVCTLIEQWRGKALIWMACRHHVYELHIKHFSNVLTGGKTSGPKTELFDRLKGNWKSILEKKINYDNLKRFDSEKNFLSFLEKQASESLTFL; encoded by the exons atgcaaacaaaaaatagttttggaaAAATATCTCATCGTGAGGTTTTTCTTGTTGGAAAAAGAATTGGAACAATACCTAATACACAATTGCCAACTAAAAAAACTGTATTGCAATATTACCATTACAGAGATCTTATGCTAAGAGCTGATTTTCCAAACATTTCCTCAGTTAGTATAGCTTCATGTCCTCTTGGTGATTTTTTTACTGCACAATGTGCTGAAATAGGCGGTTGTCTCCAAAAATGTTTACCATGCGTTGTTTATGAGGTGAAGAAAATATGGCAAAAAGCAGGAATTCCTTTTATTAATACTGACAAGCATATcag AGACAAGATTGTTGACTTGgaaaagaagagaaaagatttaaacaaaCACAGGAACCGTTTAAgtacaaatttagttttaaaaagagaaCAGTTTTCAAGAATGCTAGAGGAGGTATTTGATGTAAGTCAAAAGAATTGTGAAGGTATTATTATGAAAGATAAAACTAAAGATATAAAAGGTAGAAAAGAAGATGCAGATTTTCTTAACGACCAGAAAGGAGCGCGTGTTCAGAAAATGTTGGGTAAagataaaatttcacaaaaatttgtaaaaaacaaaacaaaaagagaaatgaaaataaaaaatcaaagaataaAAGAGTCCGTAAGAAAACAGAAAGAGTTGGTTACTGAGAAATAtgaaaacacaacaaaaaattttaatactttagatGATAACCAAGATGAAGAGTATCTACAGCCTtctagaaaaattagaaaatctaATGTTGTTCCTCTTATTGTTCCAAAAAATATAGGAAAAGATTTAGCTCCAACAGCATCACGATATGGAATAAGTTCGACTGCACTGAGTGCAACTCTTGCTTCTCTTATAAATAATAGTTCTGGAACGACAGATGATTTTTCTATTTCTAAACGAAGTATTTTGAGGcagaaaaaattaagtataagaAAAACTGCCTTTAATATTAAAGACAACTTTATTACATTGGCTAAGGGTAAAAGTCTTACTGTTCATTTTGACTCAAAAATTATGTTAGAAATGAAAGAACTTGgtaaagaaaaagttgaaagagTAGCTGTACTAATCAGTTCACCAGATCTCTCAGATTCCCAACTTTTGGGTATTTTATTTGTGGAAGATGGCACTGCTGAGTCTCTTGggaaagcaatcaaaaaaactttacaagacTGGGAGCTATTTGACTATGTTGATTGTCTGTCCTTTGACACCACTGTTACAAATACTGGTTGGCTAAAAGAAGTCTGTACTCTTATTGAGCAGTGGAGAGGAAAAGCTTTAATTTGGATGGCTTGTCGTCATCACGTTTATGAATTACATATAAag cACTTCTCAAATGTTCTTACTGGTGGTAAAACAAGTGGACCAAAGACTGAGTTATTTGATAGGCTGAAGGGTAATTGGAAATCGATTCTTGAAAAGAAGATAAATTATGATAACCTAAAAAGATTTgactcagaaaaaaattttttatcttttttggaaaagCAG gcTTCTGAATCATTAACATTCCTTTAA
- the LOC136080778 gene encoding oxaloacetate decarboxylase, mitochondrial-like — MDLNNFAKTCRKIIGIGLNYKKTIAELNISTPQLPVLFLKSTSSIIKEGQVIKIPSGCIDVNYEVELGVIIGQSGADILEENALNHIGGYALILDMTSGSHLSFVREKSLPWCIAKNWDTFCPVSDFIPKEAIKNPDDVNLWLTVDGEMKQSESTSDMLFSVAKLISYTSQVMTLERGDLILTGTPNGVGPVKAGQIIECGIKGIKQMKFSVENK; from the coding sequence atgGATTTGAATAATTTTGCCAAAACTTGCAGAAAAATTATCGGAATTgggttaaactataaaaaaacaatagctGAATTGAATATCTCAACTCCACAATTACCtgtcttgtttttaaaatccaCTTCAAGCATTATCAAAGAAGGTCAAGTAATTAAAATACCCTCAGGATGTATAGATGTAAATTATGAAGTTGAACTTGGTGTTATAATAGGGCAATCAGGAGCTGATATATTAGAAGAAAATGCATTAAATCATATTGGTGGATACGCCCTTATTCTTGATATGACATCCGGAAGCCATTTAAGTTTTGTCAGAGAAAAATCTCTACCGTGGTGTATAGCTAAAAATTGGGATACATTTTGCCCTGTTAGCGATTTTATTCCaaaagaagcaataaaaaatccTGATGATGTGAATCTGTGGCTCACTGTTGATGGGGAAATGAAACAATCAGAAAGTACTTCAGACATGTTATTTAGTGTAGCCAAGCTAATTAGCTATACTAGTCAAGTGATGACCTTAGAACGGggtgatttaattttaactggTACACCAAATGGAGTTGGCCCTGTTAAAGCAGGACAAATAATTGAATGTGGAATAAAGGGCATCAAGCAAATGAAGTTTTCAGTAGAAAATAAATGA
- the LOC136080779 gene encoding oxaloacetate decarboxylase, mitochondrial-like gives MKDLHNFSDFCRKIVCVGRNFVDHALELNNPLPSVPLIFLKPPSSIIKEGSLIKIPPKCNALHHEVELGVVIAEKGSNITIDNAFNYIGGYVLALDMTARDFQEEIKAKSHPWFLAKCWDTFCPISEFIPKSKIVNPENLELWLEVNKCLKQSGNTKNMIFGISQIISYVSKVTTLEKGDLILMGTPHGVGPVKSGDVIDCGIKNVTKMKFFVE, from the coding sequence ATGAAAGATCTTCATAATTTTTCGGATTTTTGTCGAAAGATTGTTTGCGTTGGACGAAACTTTGTAGATCATGCACTAGAACTCAACAACCCATTACCTTCTGTCCCTCTAATTTTTTTGAAGCCTCCCTCATCAATTATCAAGGAAggttctttaattaaaattccgCCAAAATGTAATGCACTTCATCATGAAGTTGAGCTTGGAGTTGTAATTGCAGAAAAAGGATCAAATATTACCATAGACAATGCATTTAATTACATTGGTGGATATGTATTAGCTTTAGATATGACTGCAAGAGATTttcaagaagaaataaaagcaaaatctCACCCATGGTTTTTAGCAAAATGTTGGGATACATTTTGTCCCATTAGTGAATTTATAccaaaaagtaaaatagttaaTCCTGAAAATTTAGAGTTATGGTTGGAAGTcaacaaatgtttaaaacaatcaGGAAACACCAAGAATATGATTTTTGGAATCTCACAAATAATTAGTTATGTTAGCAAAGTTACAACGCTTGAAAAAGGAGATTTAATACTTATGGGGACTCCACATGGTGTTGGTCCAGTAAAGTCTGGAGATGTTATTGATTGTGGTATAAAAAATGtgacaaaaatgaaattttttgtagAATAA